Proteins encoded within one genomic window of Aspergillus nidulans FGSC A4 chromosome VII:
- a CDS encoding uncharacterized protein (transcript_id=CADANIAT00007919), translated as MSSGLNSDDSDGHVRELAVRSVAASFLSIATIAVSLRCYVRGWLIKGFGWDDWAMVVAMAFYIMFSACMIGGSIYGTGHRFAALEPQNRVTAMRYWWLCEIAYCFSSVGCKISVCIFLMRITIKRIHIWILYIVMALTVLTGLVFMFIMLLQCKPLEYFWTRTAFDPDVKGYCIDIQIVIAMTYVYSAFAALCDFTVGTLPIFLVSKLQMRKKTKLAVVGILSMACIASSAVIVRIPFVKTFADPDFLYATIEIAIWSNIEIGLGITAGSLATLRPLLRHWMGSTNDPSYPLGTPSPFPGRSGSRLPGASGRDRAYPLGSMDDSNRLRPDKLALTVTTVQTQHDPEDRWPVLPDGNSSEERLTNEHQRNGKGNGNRTPTRSSAERNVMGSGFGGIHQVIEVTQTSTDLRSTSVKEHV; from the exons ATGTCCTCGGGCCTCAACAGTGATGATTCGGACGGCCACGTCCGCGAGCTAGCCGTCAGGTCGGTTGCGGCCTCTTTCCTAAGCATTGCCACCATCGCTGTGTCTTTACGTTGCTATGTCCGGGGCTGGTTGATCAAGGGCTTTGGATGGGACGATTGGGCGATGGTTGTTGCGATG GCCTTTTATATTATGTTTAGCGCGTGCATGATTGGCGGCTCTATATACGGGACAGGGCACAGATTCGCTGCCTTAGAACCGCAGAATCGCGTGACAGCCATGCGG TACTGGTGGCTCTGCGAAATCGCTTACTGCTTTTCCTCCGTCGGGTGCAAGATCTccgtctgcatcttccttATGCGCATCACAATCAAGCGCATCCATATCTGGATTCTCTATATCGTCATGGCCCTCACCGTGCTAACGGGATTGGTCTTCATGTTCatcatgctgctgcagtgcaAGCCGCTCGAGTATTTCTGGACCCGGACAGCATTTGATCCGGACGTCAAAGGCTACTGcatcgatatccagatcGTCATCGCCATGACCTATGTGTATAGCGCGTTTGCGGCGCTGTGTGATTTCACCGTGGGAACTCTGCCGATCTTCCTCGTCAGCAAGTTGCAAATGCGCAAGAAGACTAAGCTGGCTGTTGTGGGCATTCTGAGTATGGCTTGCAT TGCCTCCTCCGCTGTCATCGTCCGTATCCCCTTTGTCAAGACTTTCGCTGATCCTGACTTTCTCT ATGCCACAATTGAAATAGCAATCTGGTCCAACATCGAAATTGGCCTCGGTATCACCGCCGGTTCGCTTGCAACCCTCCGCCCGCTCCTGCGTCACTGGATGGGCTCTACGAACGATCCCTCTTATCCACTGGGCACACCTTCCCCATTCCCGGGTCGCTCCGGATCGCGTCTCCCTGGTGCCTCAGGTCGAGACCGAGCATATCCGCTCGGCTCGATGGACGACAGCAACCGATTACGGCCAGACAAACTCGCCCTTACGGTTACGACTGTGCAGACACAGCACGATCCCGAGGATCGCTGGCCTGTCCTGCCTGATGGAAATAGTAGTGAAGAGCGGTTGACCAATGAGCATCAGCGGAATGGCAAGGGGAATGGGAATAGGACGCCGACGAGATCGAGTGCAGAGCGAAACGTGATGGGATCTGGTTTTGGGGGGATTCACCAGGTCATTGAGGTTACGCAAACGTCGACAGATTTGAGGTCAACGAGTGTGAAGGAGCATGTTTAG
- a CDS encoding uncharacterized protein (transcript_id=CADANIAT00007920) — translation MATPPASITFYDIAMRTPSLSCSPNPSKTRLALNFASVPYKTTFVPLPSIPSVRQSLGVPAGRQFADGSDFYTLPVIVDEVTGSKIGDSFDIAIYLHERYADANGGKGELFPILKNGEKLDFRTPNTAMLVPLSAMSEVARQDKYLEYATFNTHVDAAFTLHVLLTVHGLPFPPDTAEATRAEFCKRAGVPSWDAFTVSGEAREKLKESLKETLAELAKLFVRNEDGPFILGGKPCYADFIVDEWEEVRGWHGGVFGRVFDALSVYMEVKE, via the exons ATGGCCACTCCCCCCGCCTCAATAACGTTCTACGACATTGCTATGCGCACTCCATCGCTATCCTGCTCTCCGAACCCCTCAAAGACCCGGCTCGCCCTGAACTTCGCGTCCGTCCCCTACAAAACCACCTTTGTTCCGCTCCCCTCCATCCCCTCCGTCCGCCAATCTCTCGGCGTCCCCGCCGGCCGTCAGTTTGCCGACGGAAGCGACTTCTACACCCTCCCTGTAATTGTGGACGAAGTGACGGGCTCAAAAATTGGGGACTCGTTCGATATCGCAATTTACCTGCATGAGAGGTACGCGGATGCGAATGGGGGCAAGGGAGAGTTGTTCCCGATATTGAAGAATGGGGAGAAATTGGATTTTAGGACTCCCAATACGGCTATGCTTGTTCCCTTATCTGCTATGAGCGAGGTTGCGAGACAGGACAAGTATTTGGAGTATGCGACCTTCAATACCCACGTCGATGCGGCGTTCACCTTGCATGTCCTGTTAACGGTCCACGGCTTACCCTTCCCGCCCGACACGGCGGAAGCTACCAGAGCCGAGTTCTGTAAGCGTGCTGGTGTGCCGTCGTGGGATGCGTTCACTGTCTCTGGTGAAGCTcgcgagaagctcaaggagtCGCTCAAGGAGACGTTAGCAGAGTTGGCGAAGTTATTTGTCCGAAATGAGGATGGGCCATTTATTTTGGGGGGGAAGCCCTGCTATGCGGATTTCATCGTCG ATGAGTGGGAGGAGGTTCGAGGGTGGCATGGGGGTGTTTTTGGGAGAGTGTTTGATGCATTATCGGTGTATATGGAGGTTAAAGAATAA
- a CDS encoding uncharacterized protein (transcript_id=CADANIAT00007921) — translation MEHDDRKTRIRIEEEGIHRLAELDYHLLSVDDLQHRFSTSAKGLQNEQIPQLISKYGKTSHLLHHQDYSKQLWVTFSEDSAVSFLEVAAFNGWQDWSSSQVRVSNTTTLPDQCIAIGNGNRNSLSAADLVPGDIIQVKKGNKLPADVRFIQVSADAKFDRSILSGESEPVPGTVDSTNNNFLETNNIGLQGTYCVSGAALGLVVGTGDQTEILRFVLIIVGFVVAFVLIIVIVWAVYLHKNHPDFINVPTLIVSCVSVGIAFIPEGLPIAISLGLHIAAGIMKKNKILCKSLTTVETLGAVSVICSDKTGTLTKNEMYVTDCFSGGEEYPSEQESERMIHGRNPGELPNKSISLICTVGGLCNAAVFDTTTLGRPIHAVKIFGDPTDQAILRLAQTLGPVQSFILSGRSCLRYLSTASTSTWPVFHIYQPTRSGNWQSVMLFLSDRDTIENIRDRLSAQGKRVILLAQNSIPSAWTNQALDERVVLQATTDSLTFVGLVALVDPPQIGCRYWLILLGHRRLQLTAQAIAVQCGIIRTPPELIHDIKLLDHYNSAAVRTFDAIVVSGPGLAVLLNEDWDKLCTYDEIVSARTSPEQKLCIVKEFQARNNNVAMTGDGVNDAPSLKAADVGVALGSGSDIAIEAADIVLLDSFAAIVEAVKYGRLVYGNVSSILTESSY, via the exons ATGGAGCACGATGATCGCAAAACCCGGATCCGAATCGAGGAAGAGGGCATCCATC GCCTCGCTGAACTCGATTACCATTTACTTTCGGTTGACGACTTGCAACATCGATTCTCAACGTCCGCAAAAGGTCTTCAAAACGAACAAATTCCCCAACTCATCTCAAAATACGGTAAAACCagccatctcctccaccATCAAGACTATTCAAAGCAATTATGGGTTACGTTCTCGGAGGATTCGGCAGTATCCTTCTTGGAGGTG GCTGCTTTCAATGGCTGGCAAGATTGGTCGTCTTCTCAGGTTAGGGTGTCTAATACAACCACGCTACCAGACCAATGTATCGCAATTGGCAACGGGAATCGGAATTCACTGAGTGCGGCCGATCTTGTTCCGGGAGACATTATCCAAGTTAAAAAGGGAAACAAACTACCTGCTGACGTGCGTTTTATTCAAGTCTCTGCTGATGCTAAGTTTGATCGATCTATTCTGTCTG GCGAGTCTGAACCAGTGCCTGGAACCGTAGACTCTACGAACAACAACTTCCTCGAGACAAATAACATTGGTCTACAAGGTACCTACTGTGTCTCTGGTGCTGCTCTGGGCCTTGTTGTGGGGACTGGGGATCAGACG GAAATCTTACGGTTCGTTCTCATCATCGTTGGCTTTGTTGTTGCCTTTGTGCTTATTATCGTGATTGTCTG GGCTGTTTACCTGCACAAAAACCACCCCGATTTCATCAACGTCCCAACGCTTATCGTCAGCTGTGTCAGTGTTGGAATTGCCTTTATTCCCGAGGGTCTTCCTATTGCCATTTCTCTGGGCCTCCATATCGCTGCTGGTattatgaagaagaacaagattcTCTGCAAGTCTCTGACCACTGTTGAGACTCTTGGAGCTGTGTCGGTGATCTGTTCTGACAAGACAGGTACACTCACCAAG AACGAGATGTATGTCACTGACTGCTTCTCTGGTGGCGAAGAATATCCCTCCGAGCAGGAAAGTGAGCGCATGATACACGGAAGGAACCCTGGCGAGCTTCCAAACAAGTCCATCAGTCTCATCTGCACAGTTGGGGGTCTTTGCAATGCCGCCGTATTCGACACTACAACACTTGGCCGCCCGATACACGCTGTTAAGATCTTCGGCGACCCTACTGATCAGGCCATTCTCCGGCTTGCTCAGACTCTCGGGCCCGTCCAGAGCTTCATTCTCAGTGGAAGAAGTTGTTTGAGATACCTTTCAACAGCAAGCACAAGTACATGGCCCGTGTTTCACATCTACCAACCAACAAGAAGCGGG AACTGGCAGTCTGTAATGCTATTCCTAAGTGACCGCGACACAATCGAAAATATCAGGGATCGTTTGTCAGCTCAGGGCAAGCGCGTCATTCTCCTAGCTCAGAACTCAATTCCGAGCGCCTGGACTAATCAGGCTTTGGATGAGAGAGTCGTTCTTCAGGCGACCACGGACAGTCTTACCTTTGTCGGGCTTGTCGCTCTCGTCGACCCTCCG CAAataggctgtagatactGGCTAATCCTCTTAGGTCACCGGAGACTACAGCTCACTGCTCAGGCAATCGCAGTGCAGTGCGGTATCATCAGAACACCCCCCGAGTTGATCCATGACATCAAATTGCTGGATCACTATAACTCGGCCGCTGTACGCACATTTGACGCCATTGTGGTGAGCGGGCCTGGGTTGGCTGTTCTCCTAAACGAGGACTGGGATAAGCTGTGCACTTATGACGAAATTGTCTCCGCCCGAACGAGCCCTGAACAGAAGCTTTGCATTGTAAAAGAGTTCCAGGCTAGAAACAACAATGTTGCAATGACGGGGGATGGCGTCAATGATGCCCCTTCTCTGAAAGCAGCGGACGTGGGAGTTGCTCTCGGGAGTGGCTCTGATATTGCCATTGAGGCCGCCGATATTGTTCTTCTCGACTCCTTCGCTGCCATTGTCGAGGCTGTAAAATATGGAAGACTCGTCTACGGTAATGTTTCTAGTATCCTGACAGAGTCTTCATACTGA
- a CDS encoding uncharacterized protein (transcript_id=CADANIAT00007922) translates to MANQESSTLVGCLFDVSGSMRKLLKTGQPDGRAVDRFHAVLGAALDIARKEQQSDPRAKMFVGAFGLDRQDGYPPTVDLCGIVEALLEENDQDDRSGHDSLIEIANQNNLAHITEYIRNKLTDSVARIVHACLRRCPERIHEFKDAIPSAAEIRKSQTMKNGATFGGGAVAIGVGSLVCGPLGGLLGAALTAGGAMSADAYADEVVDSSEGLMLARRICREWFRDFADFIPRPVSDVVRLLQLLQQRSTRARQWLSVEEFVYGDTPMREALSRSLSVFQANSDCDQRVLVLMSDGHATDGDPGEIATELHSEGVAVASVYLTSDTDIAQRRLYDKPAYSWDKGQRTLFNIASKVSASNHPIPVLMSVGWQIPCSGEVALYVCVCTEPAVEEFCSLLVSAHLASTDALLDVIGRLQLDDYIQDELAITCKNPSDQGSSATCYAHAIAAVIHMALLRIERKEPCPTIKEIRDRILHEFPPGDHGRVAEEVLNQAVQWYRLRYRAVDEMRARQAVLQRRPVLTTFRLSEKGWAKFSQYFSQPQTRRSMLTEANMRPYRQGPDGGGHAVVLYACDPRSLSFLNSWGSDWGTNGGFRVQSPAVLEIDEPDCLSPVHFYDVFWYESDLTPSERAAYDAKAEEKLRAYTTYHPSLLELEAMCPLCQRISLISDFTGNAREAKCPRCLFSFVPQPGSLLQVLYARAGLGT, encoded by the coding sequence ATGGCAAACCAAGAATCATCCACGCTGGTCGGTTGTCTATTCGATGTGTCGGGATCGATGCGGAAGCTGCTCAAGACAGGGCAGCCGGACGGGCGCGCGGTTGATCGCTTCCATGCTGTGCTGGGCGCAGCCCTTGACATTGCCCGCAAGGAGCAACAAAGTGATCCCAGGGCTAAAATGTTTGTAGGCGCATTTGGACTTGATCGCCAGGACGGTTATCCTCCAACTGTGGACCTCTGCGGCATTGTTGAAGCTCTTCTAGAAGAGAATGATCAAGATGATCGCAGCGGCCATGATTCGCTCATCGAGATCGCGAATCAGAACAACCTAGCTCATATAACAGAGTACATCCGGAACAAGCTTACAGACAGTGTAGCGCGCATTGTCCACGCGTGCCTTCGTCGATGTCCGGAGCGAATTCACGAGTTCAAAGACGCAATACCAAGTGCGGCTGAGATTCGGAAGTCCCAGACGATGAAGAATGGAGCAACGTTTGGTGGCGGCGCCGTGGCGATTGGTGTTGGGTCTCTAGTATGTGGTCCATTAGGGGGCTTACTTGGCGCTGCTCTGACAGCGGGGGGAGCAATGAGTGCCGATGCATATGCAGACGAGGTAGTCGACTCCTCAGAAGGTCTGATGCTCGCGCGTCGCATTTGCAGAGAGTGGTTCCGAGACTTTGCGGACTTCATCCCTCGGCCAGTGAGTGATGTGGTACGATTGTTGCAACTGCTTCAGCAGCGTTCCACAAGGGCTCGACAGTGGCTATCTGTTGAAGAGTTCGTATACGGTGACACCCCAATGCGTGAGGCTCTGAGCCGGTCATTATCCGTATTCCAAGCGAATTCCGATTGTGACCAGCGAGTTCTCGTGCTGATGTCAGATGGCCATGCAACAGACGGTGATCCTGGCGAGATCGCAACTGAGCTACATTCGGAGGGTGTCGCTGTGGCAAGTGTGTACCTGACGAGTGATACTGACATTGCTCAACGACGCTTATACGATAAACCAGCCTACTCTTGGGATAAGGGTCAGCGTACACTCTTCAACATAGCGTCCAAGGTTTCTGCCAGTAATCACCCCATTCCGGTGTTGATGTCGGTGGGCTGGCAAATTCCGTGCTCTGGGGAAGTGGCCTTGTATGTCTGCGTCTGTACTGAGCCTGCAGTTGAAGAATTCTGCTCGCTGCTAGTATCGGCGCATCTTGCGTCCACGGACGCGCTGCTGGACGTTATAGGCCGATTACAGCTGGACGATTATATTCAGGACGAGCTTGCAATTACTTGCAAGAACCCATCAGACCAGGGCAGTTCTGCAACTTGCTATGCGCatgccattgctgctgtgatACACATGGCGCTGTTACGCATAGAGCGCAAGGAGCCCTGTCCGACAATTAAAGAAATCCGTGACAGGATTTTACATGAATTTCCCCCAGGCGATCATGGGCGTGTGGCTGAAGAGGTCCTAAACCAAGCCGTTCAGTGGTATCGCCTTCGTTACCGAGCAGTGGACGAAATGAGGGCCCGGCAGGCAGTGCTGCAGCGGCGTCCCGTACTGACTACATTTCGCCTCTCAGAGAAAGGTTGGGCAAAATTCTCCCAATATTTCAGTCAACCTCAGACACGGAGATCCATGCTCACCGAGGCCAACATGCGACCGTATCGTCAGGGTCCCGATGGTGGCGGACACGCTGTCGTCTTATATGCCTGTGACCCCCGCTCTTTGTCATTCCTTAACTCCTGGGGCAGCGATTGGGGCACGAATGGGGGCTTTCGAGTGCAGAGTCCTGCAGTGCTCGAGATAGACGAGCCGGATTGTTTGTCTCCCGTCCACTTTTATGACGTTTTCTGGTACGAAAGCGACTTAACTCCAAGCGAGCGAGCGGCCTACGACGCAAaagcggaagagaagctcCGTGCCTATACAACATATCACCCGAgtctccttgagcttgaggCGATGTGCCCACTTTGCCAAAGGATCTCATTAATCTCAGACTTCACCGGCAACGCACGTGAAGCAAAATGTCCACGTTGTTTATTCTCATTTGTCCCGCAGCCTGGGAGCCTTCTTCAAGTGCTGTATGCCCGTGCAGGCTTAGGCACGTAG
- a CDS encoding uncharacterized protein (transcript_id=CADANIAT00007923), whose protein sequence is MPSRKGQPRTLAKATGAERRQRTRRSLPVIPATPQAEPETWERTVAEIAQEPMDLHVKKYREWKRNGSPHDTACRVCGATGNSDLKPGRLINCHTCRVAFHFICVPDGSEWATREGLYCPICVKRGWDMSPPGLSPPTSPVPAPAPIERPKGVAPIESAVTAAVPREGPNTDSTNGPKPPQAASEGASFGNSSERIPQSPAVTARAESMRHDEDNNSDPEAPQPKRQRTSRFVTLPSDVDASLGVIYRELESVASLKLQIQELQYKDRQSAQMIKLRDNSIAILRRDLEKYRADDSELARLRDSAARFDQVKREMEELKRKNEMLGAELRKSREETATAQSLVNDWKGKLAQLLNA, encoded by the exons ATGCCTTCGCGTAAAGGCCAACCTCGAACTCTTGCAAAAGCAACTGGAGCTGAACGTCGCCAAAGGACGCGTCGTAGTCTTCCGGTGATACCGGCGACACCCCAGGCTGAACCAGAAACATGGGAGCGTACAGTTGCCGAAATAGCTCAAGAGCCAATGGATTTACACGTCAAGAAATACAGAGAGTGGAAGC GAAATGGATCTCCCCATGACACGGCCTGTCGCGTCTGTGGAGCGACTGGCAATAGTGACCTCAAGCCTGGTCGACTCATAAATTGCCATACCTGCAGGGTAGCCTTTCATTTCATCTGCGTGCCAGACGGGAGCGAGTGGGCGACCAGGGAAGGTCTTTACTGTCCAATATGCGTCAAGCGCGGTTGGGACATGTCTCCTCCAGGCCTCTCGCCGCCTACTTCCCCTGTACCAGCTCCCGCGCCTATTGAGCGGCCCAAGGGTGTAGCGCCGATCGAATCCGCCGTTACCGCTGCTGTTCCCAGGGAAGGACCAAATACTGACTCAACCAATGGTCCCAAACCGCCGCAAGCGGCTTCAGAGGGCGCCTCTTTTGGTAACAGCTCAGAGCGCATTCCACAGTCACCGGCTGTGACTGCACGCGCTGAAAGTATGCGGCATGATGAGGACAACAATTCCGACCCAGAAGCCCCCCAACCCAAGCGCCAACGTACATCGCGGTTTGTTACTCTACCTAGCGATGTCGATGCCTCTCTCGGCGTGATCTATCGAGAGCTGGAATCTGTTGCATCTCTTAAACTACAGATTCAAGAGTTGCAGTACAAAGACAGACAAAGCGCGCAGATGATCAAGCTGCGCGATAATAGCATCGCAATTCTGCGCCGCGATCTCGAGAAGTACCGCGCAGATGATAGTGAGCTGGCTCGGCTAAGAGACAGTGCAGCACGATTCGACCAAGTGAAgagagagatggaagaactgaagaggaagaatgagATGCTTGGGGCGGAATTAAGAAAGTCCAGAGAGGAGACCGCGACGGCACAGAGCCTTGTAAACGATTGGAAGGGGAAGCTTGCACAGTTGCTCAATGCTTGA
- a CDS encoding Zn(II)2Cys6 transcription factor (transcript_id=CADANIAT00007924) has product MDAKKSRKSTNGSNARPRVRPSRGRGLRTSTGCLTCRERRVKCDDGKPTCARCTKAGRVCRYRQPQTPGLAGSGVTGQRRVEQPRVEAAPTPAAAPTPYFQVQLNGHDDGVDRGNLSDQGLSVTSLEAQTLPFTLGEISTPFEWYDLLARDAISNIQRLGEPRNFPQITLSRRQSPAPECIEPPLGVLEYQSEPWNSNYRIELSAVDLIFFRYYIEIVGPILDLFDPARHFTNVVPHLGLRNTGLLKSILAVGAKHMSLGYAHTQGDDVTTGVNASSPASLAGVANAASAPAPAHMATHYYYETLQYLSQTLLYPSYADSRELLATSTMISTYEMFDADADSDSTSSGDWERHLRGSFWIQRSQDNDGESVDGLRRAVWWAWLRQDLWAAFRAGRPTLTIWRAKKKLEELDSDELATRIIYICAKCVEYAASGKAPNQDQDPRARIEQGDRLLSALEDWHRVLPASFQPVAVAAMDSASGNVRASSMMPSTSPADWTSWAGDRTGMQEPTTSFFPPIWIHPPNHAGAMQMYHFAKAVVLLNQPTMGGLNAYVERQKQLSESVQMVCRIANACQEHESAIAFVNVQALFGVGQFVQSPPMQVELLRILENMLRISKIPANGLVAELKRVWQEASG; this is encoded by the exons ATGGATGCCAAAAAATCTCGCAAGTCGACAAACGGAAGCAACGCTCGTCCTCGCGTCAGGCCATCTCGCGGCCGAGGCCTGAGAACATCAACAGGATG CCTCACTTGTAGGGAGAGGCGTGTCAAATGTGATGACGGGAAGCCTACATGTGCCCGCTGCACCAAGGCGGGCCGCGTCTGTCGGTATCGCCAGCCCCAAACGCCCGGGCTAGCCGGCTCCGGGGTAACCGGACAGAGGAGGGTTGAACAGCCGAGGGTTGAGGCCGCACCCactccagctgcagcgccTACTCCTTACTTCCAGGTCCAGCTCAACGGACATGACGATGGTGTGGACCGTGGCAACCTCAGCGACCAGGGACTGTCGGTGACCAGCCTTGAGGCCCAGACTCTTCCCTTCACCCTTGGCGAGATATCCACTCCGTTCGAGTGGTATGACCTTCTAGCACGCGATGCAATCAGCAATATCCAACGGTTAGGGGAGCCCCGGAATTTCCCCCAGATCACCCTCTCGCGTAGACAGTCACCCGCCCCGGAATGTATCGAACCTCCTTTAGGAGTGCTGGAGTATCAGTCTGAGCCTTGGAACTCAAACTATAGAATAGAACTATCGGCAGTTgacctcatcttctttcGATATTATATTGAAATCGTTGGGCCGATCCTAGATTTGTTCGATCCCGCTCGGCATTTCACTAATGTCGTGCCGCATCTTGGCCTGCGAAACACCGGGCTTTTGAAGTCGATACTCGCCGTGGGTGCGAAACATATGTCTCTTGGTTATGCACATACACAAGGAGACGATGTAACTACAGGCGTGAATGCGAGTAGCCCAGCCTCGCTTGCGGGCGTAGCAAACGctgcttcagctccagctccagcccaCATGGCTACACACTACTACTACGAAACACTTCAATATCTTTCGCAGACACTTCTTTATCCCTCTTATGCGGACTCCCGCGAGCTCCTAGCGACGTCCACTATGATCAGCACGTACGAGATGTTTGACGCCGACGCTGACAGCGACTCGACGTCGAGCGGGGACTGGGAGCGACACCTGCGCGGCTCTTTCTGGATCCAGCGATCTCAGGACAATGATGGCGAGTCTGTTGATGGACTGAGGCGGGCTGTATGGTGGGCATGGCTGCGGCAGGATCTCTGGGCGGCTTTCCGGGCGGGACGGCCAACCCTTACTATATGGCgtgcgaagaagaagctcgaggagcttgACTCGGATGAACTGGCAACAAGAATAATTTACATCTGCGCCAAGTGCGTAGAATATGCCGCCTCGGGGAAAGCGCCAAACCAGGATCAGGATCCAAGAGCAAGGATTGAGCAGGGCGACCGACTGCTAAGTGCGCTCGAAGACTGGCATCGTGTCCTCCCCGCCTCATTCCAGCCGGTCGCGGTCGCTGCCATGGATTCCGCAAGTGGAAACGTCCGAGCATCGAGCATGATGCCTTCAACAAGCCCGGCCGACTGGACAAGCTGGGCTGGTGATAGAACTGGAATGCAAGAGCCCACTACGTCGTTTTTCCCGCCTATCTGGATCCACCCGCCCAATCACGCAGGCGCAATGCAGATGTACCATTTTGCCAAAGCCGTCGTGCTGCTCAATCAGCCTACAATGGGGGGGTTGAATGCCTACGTCGAgcgccagaagcagcttAGTGAAAGCGTGCAAATGGTCTGCAGGATTGCCAATGCGTGCCAGGAGCATGAATCAGCAATAGCTTTTGTGAACGTGCAAGCTTTGTTTGGTG TCGGTCAGTTTGTCCAGTCGCCCCCTATGCAGGTCGAGTTGCTCCGAATTCTGGAGAACATGCTAAGGATCAGCAAGATTCCGGCCAACGGCCTTGTTGCGGAACTCAAAAGGGTATGGCAAGAGGCATCAGGATAG
- a CDS encoding uncharacterized protein (transcript_id=CADANIAT00007925), with product MPQENGTNNGTPAFLSTQPGPNHDWRITLKDKVIVITGANRGIGLAIAEVCLANEAAAVYSLDLFEPGEEFTAVQKKSANPSRLQYIHCDVTSEESISSAIDAVVSASGAVHGFVANAGMTKHQPALDFTRAEIDKLFNLNVFGAYFCATAVARKFIELGIKGSITQPRSAERTLWRYEGGRTMVFA from the exons ATGCCTCAGGAAAACGGAACAAACAACGGCACGCCGGCCTTCCTCAGTACTCAGCCCGGCCCGAACCATGACTGGCGAATCACCCTGAAGGATAAGGTTATTGTCATCACCGGCGCAAACAGGGGCATCGGTCTGGCCATCGCCGAGGTCTGTCTGGCCAACGAAGCCGCAGCTGTTTACAGCCTAGACCTTTTCGAGCCTGGCGAGGAATTCACCGCTGTGCAAAAAAAGTCAGCGAATCCGAGTCGCCTCCAATACATCCACTGCGACGTCACATCCGAGGAAAGCATCAGCTCGGCAATCGACGCTGTGGTGTCCGCCAGTGGCGCCGTCCACGGCTTCGTTGCCAATGCTGGAATGACCAAGCACCAACCAGCCCTGGACTTCACCCGGGCCGAAATCGACAAGTTGTTCAACCTGAACGTGTTTGGCGCGTACTTCTGTGCAACGGCAGTTGCGCGCAAATTCATTGAGCTCGGGATCAAGGGCTCTATT ACCCAACCGCGCAGCGCCGAGCGCACCCTATGGCGCTACGAAGG TGGGCGCACCATGGTATTCGCGTGA